A region of Chlamydia crocodili DNA encodes the following proteins:
- a CDS encoding metal ABC transporter permease, whose translation MISFFDHILPSLLFPSLLAALGASIAGGVVGTYIVVKRIVSISGSISHSILGGIGLTLWIQYRLNLEFSPMYGAIVGAIILAICIGKIHLKYQEREDALIAMIWSVGMAIGIIFISQLPAFNSELVNFLFGNILWVTTHDLYSLGILDIVVLTTVALCHTRFLALCFDEKYMMLSRYSVQTWYFLLLILTAITIVMLIYIMGVILMLSMLVLPISIACRFSYRMVNIMIVSVLLNILCSFSGIVLAYALDFPAGPTIAILMGIAYTVSLFVKRLFNRSTPSPVSPDNITNFSEGKSL comes from the coding sequence ATGATTTCTTTTTTTGATCATATCCTTCCCTCTCTACTCTTTCCTTCTTTACTTGCAGCTTTAGGAGCATCTATTGCTGGGGGAGTTGTAGGAACTTACATCGTAGTCAAACGTATCGTGTCTATCAGTGGAAGCATCTCCCATTCTATTTTAGGAGGAATTGGGCTTACCTTATGGATTCAATATCGACTAAATCTTGAGTTTTCCCCTATGTACGGAGCTATAGTTGGAGCAATAATCCTGGCAATTTGTATTGGAAAAATTCATCTCAAGTATCAAGAAAGAGAAGATGCTCTTATCGCTATGATTTGGTCTGTAGGAATGGCAATTGGGATTATCTTTATCTCCCAGCTTCCCGCCTTTAATTCAGAGCTAGTGAATTTCCTTTTCGGAAATATTCTTTGGGTAACAACTCATGATCTCTATAGCCTGGGAATATTAGATATTGTTGTTCTTACAACTGTAGCACTCTGTCATACAAGATTCCTTGCATTATGTTTCGATGAAAAATACATGATGCTCAGTCGCTACTCTGTACAGACATGGTATTTCCTGTTACTAATTTTAACAGCAATTACCATCGTCATGCTGATTTACATCATGGGTGTTATCTTGATGCTAAGCATGCTCGTTTTGCCTATATCGATCGCTTGTAGATTTTCCTATAGGATGGTCAATATTATGATCGTTTCCGTTCTCTTAAACATTCTATGCTCATTTTCCGGAATTGTCCTTGCCTATGCCCTGGATTTCCCTGCAGGACCGACAATTGCCATTTTGATGGGTATTGCTTACACAGTAAGTCTATTTGTGAAGAGACTGTTCAATAGATCTACACCTTCCCCAGTAAGTCCGGATAACATCACAAACTTTTCGGAAGGAAAGAGTCTTTGA
- the rplU gene encoding 50S ribosomal protein L21, whose amino-acid sequence MKSYAIIQTGSKQYQVTEGDVIDVELLDGVSEGQEVVFDQVLFTFDGSKVSLGTPTVKNAVVKGQLLSRVRGEKVTAYKYKRRKNYHRKTGHRQNYLRVKISNLVM is encoded by the coding sequence ATGAAGTCTTACGCGATAATTCAGACCGGAAGCAAGCAATATCAGGTTACTGAAGGGGATGTAATTGACGTCGAATTGTTAGACGGCGTTTCCGAGGGACAAGAAGTTGTTTTCGATCAAGTGTTGTTTACTTTTGATGGATCTAAAGTTTCTTTAGGGACTCCTACGGTAAAGAATGCTGTAGTAAAAGGTCAGTTGCTTTCTCGAGTTCGTGGAGAAAAAGTAACGGCCTATAAATACAAAAGACGTAAAAATTATCATCGTAAGACTGGTCACCGTCAGAATTACCTTAGAGTAAAAATTAGTAATCTAGTGATGTAA
- the obgE gene encoding GTPase ObgE, translating into MFLDQITIELRAGKGGNGVVAWRKEKYLPKGGPYGGNGGVGGSIVIESATHVYSFESYRNIRFLKAEDGQSGATNNRSGRNGKDLVLVVPEGTLLRDVETREILYDFAKDGERLVICRGGKGGKGNTFFKTSTNRAPTKATPGKPGEVREVELELKLIADIGLVGFPNAGKSTLFNTLAKTEVKVGAYPFTTLQPVLGLIPCQERLYQKPWIIADIPGIIEGAHQNRGLGLDFLRHIERTRLLLFVIDICGCERSSPEEDLRILMDELLHYKEDLADKGRIIALNKIDDLLPDERQERLENFQRLFPSEKFVMLSGLTGEGVDLLNSLFTNRLTV; encoded by the coding sequence ATGTTTTTAGATCAAATTACTATAGAGTTGCGTGCTGGGAAAGGCGGTAACGGTGTCGTAGCCTGGAGGAAGGAGAAATACCTACCGAAAGGCGGTCCTTATGGCGGTAATGGCGGTGTTGGTGGATCTATTGTTATTGAATCAGCTACGCATGTATACTCTTTTGAATCCTATAGGAATATACGCTTTTTAAAAGCTGAAGATGGGCAATCTGGAGCAACTAATAATCGTTCTGGGAGAAACGGAAAAGATTTGGTTTTGGTAGTTCCTGAAGGAACGTTATTACGTGATGTAGAGACTCGAGAGATTCTTTATGATTTTGCCAAAGATGGAGAACGTTTAGTTATTTGTCGTGGAGGCAAAGGCGGGAAAGGAAATACTTTCTTCAAGACATCAACAAATCGTGCTCCTACAAAAGCTACTCCAGGAAAACCTGGAGAAGTGCGGGAAGTCGAGCTAGAGTTAAAACTCATAGCAGATATTGGTCTTGTAGGCTTCCCGAATGCTGGTAAATCCACGTTATTTAATACTCTTGCTAAAACAGAAGTTAAAGTGGGGGCATATCCATTTACTACACTTCAGCCTGTATTAGGGCTAATTCCCTGTCAGGAAAGATTGTACCAGAAACCATGGATTATCGCAGATATTCCCGGAATCATAGAAGGCGCTCATCAAAATCGTGGTTTGGGATTAGATTTTCTAAGGCATATTGAACGCACTAGATTGTTATTATTTGTTATCGATATTTGTGGATGTGAGAGGTCCTCTCCCGAAGAAGATTTACGTATTCTTATGGATGAACTTTTACATTATAAAGAAGATCTTGCTGATAAAGGCAGGATCATCGCTTTAAATAAGATCGATGATCTTCTTCCTGATGAGAGACAGGAACGCCTAGAGAATTTTCAAAGACTCTTTCCTTCCGAAAAGTTTGTGATGTTATCCGGACTTACTGGGGAAGGTGTAGATCTATTGAACAGTCTCTTCACAAATAGACTTACTGTGTAA
- the rpmA gene encoding 50S ribosomal protein L27: MAHKKGQGASRNGRDSESKRLGMKVGAGQRVSTGSILVRQRGTKWHPSQNVGRGRDDTLFALIDGIVVTKKTDRTYISVLPE; this comes from the coding sequence ATGGCACATAAGAAAGGTCAGGGAGCAAGCCGTAACGGTCGCGATTCAGAGTCAAAGCGTCTCGGTATGAAAGTAGGCGCAGGACAAAGAGTTTCCACGGGAAGTATTCTTGTAAGACAAAGAGGCACTAAGTGGCATCCTTCACAAAATGTAGGTAGAGGTCGTGACGATACTTTATTTGCTTTGATAGACGGCATTGTTGTCACTAAGAAGACAGATCGTACATATATTTCTGTTCTTCCAGAATAG